The following proteins come from a genomic window of Vigna radiata var. radiata cultivar VC1973A unplaced genomic scaffold, Vradiata_ver6 scaffold_363, whole genome shotgun sequence:
- the LOC106779563 gene encoding chromatin assembly factor 1 subunit FAS1 isoform X1, with translation MATPTGTMAGGAELFSTPPRPSSQDLSQDPNSNRAKTTTPRSTTPRGRKKLPFVLQNLKSAEEKQAYIETLEKELDALFRYYKEAVAEKVRVELSQCGGSRNAVVAALLEESDLPLSKLVEEIHDRLNGEVGSGAIILAEPVTYATVKSSVLFAGQRVTYGLSNADADVLEDYSESCLWCWETRDMKLLPQSIRGQLGIRRMCRKRIHDRISAVSEMIAALKRLECEPNFNDALKKASTKLSKAFPEADIRLLVDSSMQKNSEAMDKKRANQENKLLMKQLERNRRESEKEKASMHNELQRETQPNANESDSQLSQGEAKNDDKCTINKQQQKKQVEETKRDQRRREKAEAELKKKRSLEKQASLMERFLKKCKTNSSPENDKVSTKSAASDLSSSKNEGLFESATLSMDCTLASSNDVTLEDIRKSHFSSWRSLGQSIRSNRKQNWGIRQMPRTEVFKELKLTTIKTDVHDDELDMEKNGDKLGGCSSDISLCPVNGDGSLPDDKKYRRARQLFQFDKSHRPAFYGVWPTKSHIVGARHPLRKDPSLDYDVSSDEEWEEEEPGESLSDCDKDEEDCQEECSKSDEESEDGFFVPDGYLSENEGAQVDGMEMEGDTKGNDSSSSYNEEFCSLLRQQKYINSLTDLALRKNQPLIITNFNHEKELSSDHSTGGISKMEQKCLQALSMYIVPGGSLVEIPEGKMQDEEQKVHRPDGKGGASSTSSVAAISDSDLLTIVTTIQSCSQGMNKVLGSLQQKLPSVPKSLMKNKVREVSEYVDNRLQVKKEVLDKLGLTEKPGEGPKSIAAFFSKRCLLPGGEIVKPSETSPLPSQKSSSAIDEERPESSNKM, from the exons ATGGCAACGCCGACGGGGACCATGGCCGGCGGTGCCGAACTTTTTTCTACTCCACCTCGTCCTTCTTCTCAAGATCTTTCTCAAGATCCGAATTCGAATCGTGCCAAGACCACCACTCCCAGGAGCACCACCCCGCGGGGCCGGAAGAAACTTCCATTCGTGCTGCAAAACCTAAAGAGTGCTGAGGAGAAGCAAGCCTATATCGAAACCCTAGAAAAGGAGCTCGACGCCTTGTTTCGCTATTATAAGGAAGCCGTAGCTGAGAAAGTGCGCGTCGAACTGAGCCAGTGCGGTGGTTCACGAAACGCCGTGGTCGCGGCTCTGTTGGAGGAGAGCGACCTTCCGCTGTCGAAGCTTGTCGAGGAAATCCACGACAGATTGAATGGGGAGGTCGGTAGCGGTGCAATTATACTAGCGGAGCCGGTGACCTACGCCACTGTGAAGAGTAGCGTGTTGTTTGCGGGACAGAGAGTGACTTATGGATTGTCTAATGCCGATGCCGATGTATTAGAAGACTACTCCGAATCGTGTCTTTGGTGTTGGGAG ACGAGAGATATGAAATTGTTGCCGCAATCCATCCGAGGACAGCTTGGTATTCGACGCATGTGTCGAAAGAGGATTCATGATAGGATTTCAGCGGTCTCTG AAATGATAGCAGCTCTGAAAAGGCTAGAGTGTGAGCCAAATTTCAATGATGCCTTAAAGAAGGCGTCGACAAAGCTTAGTAAAGCTTTTCCTGAAGCAGATATCCGCTTGTTAGTGGATAGTTCGATGCAGAAAAATAGTGAAGCCAT GGACAAGAAAAGAgcaaatcaagaaaataaattgctAATGAAACAGCTGGAGAGAAACAGAAGAGAATctgagaaagagaaagcaagCATGCACAATGAACTACAACGAGAAACACAGCCCAATgcaaat GAGTCGGATTCACAATTATCACAAGGTGAGGCAAAAAATGATGACAAATGTACTATAAATAAGCAACAGCAAAAGAAACAAGTAGAGGAAACAAAAAGGGATCAGAGGCGTCGAGAGAAAGCTGAAGCTGAGTTAAAGAAGAAGCGTAGTTTAGAAAAACAAGCCTCACTTATGGAGcgttttttgaaaaaatgtaaaactaatTCCTCACCTGAGAATGACAAAGTTTCAACCAAATCAGCTGCATCTGATTTGTCAAGCAGCAAGAATGAAGGTTTGTTTGAGTCAGCTACACTTTCAATGGATTGTACTCTTGCATCAAGTAATGATGTAACACTTGAGGATATTCGCAA GTCACACTTTTCTTCATGGCGCTCTTTAGGACAATCAATTCGCTCAAACAGAAAACAGAACTGGGGCATTCGTCAGATGCCTAGGACTGAAGTTTTTAAGGAGCTTAAGCTGACAACTATTAAAACtgatgttcatgatgatgaGTTGGACATGGAAAAAAACGGGGACAAATTGGGTGGATGTAGTTCTGATATCAGTTTATGTCCAGTGAATGGCGATGGTTCTCTTCCTGATGACAAGAAGTACCGTCGAGCTAGACAATTATTTCAGTTTGATAAGTCTCATAGACCTGCCTTTTATGGTGTTTGGCCCACAAAAAG TCATATTGTTGGAGCACGCCATCCGCTAAGGAAGGATCCAAGCCTGGATTATGATGTCAGCAGTGACGAGGAGTGGGAAGAG GAGGAACCTGGTGAAAGTCTTTCTGATTGtgataaagatgaagaagattGTCAAGAGGAATGTTCAAAGTCTGAtgaagaaagtgaagatggGTTTTTTGTACCAGATGGTTATCTCTCTGAAAATGAG ggTGCACAGGTGGACGGAATGGAAATGGAGGGTGACACTAAGGGGAATGATAGCTCATCTAGCTACAATGAGGAGTTTTGTTCTTTACTTCggcaacaaaaatatataaacagtTTGACAGACCTTGCTCTCCGGAAAAATCAACCCTTGATTATAACAAATTTCAATCATGAGAAAGAGTTGTCATCAGATCACAGTACTGGTGGTATTTCTAAGATGGAGCAGAAGTGCTTGCAGGCCTTGAGTATGTACATAGTTCCTGGCGGCTCACTTGTAGAAATACCCGAGGGTAAGATGCAAGACGAAGAGCAAAAGGTCCATCGCCCTGATGGTAAAGGTGGTGCTAGTTCAACATCCAGTGTAGCTGCCATTTCTGACTCAGATCTACTCACAATT GTGACCACTATTCAAAGTTGTTCTCAAGGTATGAATAAAGTGCTAGGGTCTTTGCAACAGAAACTCCCTTCTGTGCCGAAGTCCTTAATGAAGAATAAAGTACGCGAAGTATCTGAATATGTTGATAACCGTTTGCAG GTGAAGAAAGAAGTTCTGGATAAGCTTGGTTTGACAG AAAAACCCGGTGAGGGACCGAAGAGTATTGCtgcatttttttcaaaaaggtgCTTACTGCCGGGTGGTGAAATTGTTAAACCTAGTGAAACTTCACCACTGCCATCCCAGAAATCATCTTCTGCCATTGATGAAGAACGACCAGAAAGTTCGAATAAGATGTAA
- the LOC106779563 gene encoding chromatin assembly factor 1 subunit FAS1 isoform X2 encodes MATPTGTMAGGAELFSTPPRPSSQDLSQDPNSNRAKTTTPRSTTPRGRKKLPFVLQNLKSAEEKQAYIETLEKELDALFRYYKEAVAEKVRVELSQCGGSRNAVVAALLEESDLPLSKLVEEIHDRLNGEVGSGAIILAEPVTYATVKSSVLFAGQRVTYGLSNADADVLEDYSESCLWCWETRDMKLLPQSIRGQLGIRRMCRKRIHDRISAVSEMIAALKRLECEPNFNDALKKASTKLSKAFPEADIRLLVDSSMQKNSEAMDKKRANQENKLLMKQLERNRRESEKEKASMHNELQRETQPNESDSQLSQGEAKNDDKCTINKQQQKKQVEETKRDQRRREKAEAELKKKRSLEKQASLMERFLKKCKTNSSPENDKVSTKSAASDLSSSKNEGLFESATLSMDCTLASSNDVTLEDIRKSHFSSWRSLGQSIRSNRKQNWGIRQMPRTEVFKELKLTTIKTDVHDDELDMEKNGDKLGGCSSDISLCPVNGDGSLPDDKKYRRARQLFQFDKSHRPAFYGVWPTKSHIVGARHPLRKDPSLDYDVSSDEEWEEEEPGESLSDCDKDEEDCQEECSKSDEESEDGFFVPDGYLSENEGAQVDGMEMEGDTKGNDSSSSYNEEFCSLLRQQKYINSLTDLALRKNQPLIITNFNHEKELSSDHSTGGISKMEQKCLQALSMYIVPGGSLVEIPEGKMQDEEQKVHRPDGKGGASSTSSVAAISDSDLLTIVTTIQSCSQGMNKVLGSLQQKLPSVPKSLMKNKVREVSEYVDNRLQVKKEVLDKLGLTEKPGEGPKSIAAFFSKRCLLPGGEIVKPSETSPLPSQKSSSAIDEERPESSNKM; translated from the exons ATGGCAACGCCGACGGGGACCATGGCCGGCGGTGCCGAACTTTTTTCTACTCCACCTCGTCCTTCTTCTCAAGATCTTTCTCAAGATCCGAATTCGAATCGTGCCAAGACCACCACTCCCAGGAGCACCACCCCGCGGGGCCGGAAGAAACTTCCATTCGTGCTGCAAAACCTAAAGAGTGCTGAGGAGAAGCAAGCCTATATCGAAACCCTAGAAAAGGAGCTCGACGCCTTGTTTCGCTATTATAAGGAAGCCGTAGCTGAGAAAGTGCGCGTCGAACTGAGCCAGTGCGGTGGTTCACGAAACGCCGTGGTCGCGGCTCTGTTGGAGGAGAGCGACCTTCCGCTGTCGAAGCTTGTCGAGGAAATCCACGACAGATTGAATGGGGAGGTCGGTAGCGGTGCAATTATACTAGCGGAGCCGGTGACCTACGCCACTGTGAAGAGTAGCGTGTTGTTTGCGGGACAGAGAGTGACTTATGGATTGTCTAATGCCGATGCCGATGTATTAGAAGACTACTCCGAATCGTGTCTTTGGTGTTGGGAG ACGAGAGATATGAAATTGTTGCCGCAATCCATCCGAGGACAGCTTGGTATTCGACGCATGTGTCGAAAGAGGATTCATGATAGGATTTCAGCGGTCTCTG AAATGATAGCAGCTCTGAAAAGGCTAGAGTGTGAGCCAAATTTCAATGATGCCTTAAAGAAGGCGTCGACAAAGCTTAGTAAAGCTTTTCCTGAAGCAGATATCCGCTTGTTAGTGGATAGTTCGATGCAGAAAAATAGTGAAGCCAT GGACAAGAAAAGAgcaaatcaagaaaataaattgctAATGAAACAGCTGGAGAGAAACAGAAGAGAATctgagaaagagaaagcaagCATGCACAATGAACTACAACGAGAAACACAGCCCAAT GAGTCGGATTCACAATTATCACAAGGTGAGGCAAAAAATGATGACAAATGTACTATAAATAAGCAACAGCAAAAGAAACAAGTAGAGGAAACAAAAAGGGATCAGAGGCGTCGAGAGAAAGCTGAAGCTGAGTTAAAGAAGAAGCGTAGTTTAGAAAAACAAGCCTCACTTATGGAGcgttttttgaaaaaatgtaaaactaatTCCTCACCTGAGAATGACAAAGTTTCAACCAAATCAGCTGCATCTGATTTGTCAAGCAGCAAGAATGAAGGTTTGTTTGAGTCAGCTACACTTTCAATGGATTGTACTCTTGCATCAAGTAATGATGTAACACTTGAGGATATTCGCAA GTCACACTTTTCTTCATGGCGCTCTTTAGGACAATCAATTCGCTCAAACAGAAAACAGAACTGGGGCATTCGTCAGATGCCTAGGACTGAAGTTTTTAAGGAGCTTAAGCTGACAACTATTAAAACtgatgttcatgatgatgaGTTGGACATGGAAAAAAACGGGGACAAATTGGGTGGATGTAGTTCTGATATCAGTTTATGTCCAGTGAATGGCGATGGTTCTCTTCCTGATGACAAGAAGTACCGTCGAGCTAGACAATTATTTCAGTTTGATAAGTCTCATAGACCTGCCTTTTATGGTGTTTGGCCCACAAAAAG TCATATTGTTGGAGCACGCCATCCGCTAAGGAAGGATCCAAGCCTGGATTATGATGTCAGCAGTGACGAGGAGTGGGAAGAG GAGGAACCTGGTGAAAGTCTTTCTGATTGtgataaagatgaagaagattGTCAAGAGGAATGTTCAAAGTCTGAtgaagaaagtgaagatggGTTTTTTGTACCAGATGGTTATCTCTCTGAAAATGAG ggTGCACAGGTGGACGGAATGGAAATGGAGGGTGACACTAAGGGGAATGATAGCTCATCTAGCTACAATGAGGAGTTTTGTTCTTTACTTCggcaacaaaaatatataaacagtTTGACAGACCTTGCTCTCCGGAAAAATCAACCCTTGATTATAACAAATTTCAATCATGAGAAAGAGTTGTCATCAGATCACAGTACTGGTGGTATTTCTAAGATGGAGCAGAAGTGCTTGCAGGCCTTGAGTATGTACATAGTTCCTGGCGGCTCACTTGTAGAAATACCCGAGGGTAAGATGCAAGACGAAGAGCAAAAGGTCCATCGCCCTGATGGTAAAGGTGGTGCTAGTTCAACATCCAGTGTAGCTGCCATTTCTGACTCAGATCTACTCACAATT GTGACCACTATTCAAAGTTGTTCTCAAGGTATGAATAAAGTGCTAGGGTCTTTGCAACAGAAACTCCCTTCTGTGCCGAAGTCCTTAATGAAGAATAAAGTACGCGAAGTATCTGAATATGTTGATAACCGTTTGCAG GTGAAGAAAGAAGTTCTGGATAAGCTTGGTTTGACAG AAAAACCCGGTGAGGGACCGAAGAGTATTGCtgcatttttttcaaaaaggtgCTTACTGCCGGGTGGTGAAATTGTTAAACCTAGTGAAACTTCACCACTGCCATCCCAGAAATCATCTTCTGCCATTGATGAAGAACGACCAGAAAGTTCGAATAAGATGTAA